One window of the Archangium primigenium genome contains the following:
- the pglZ gene encoding BREX-2 system phosphatase PglZ gives MTESPLLSEADVRLEVERLFRRDHRSRLLALFGRGQPGRFELDGLAWEIIPTACELELRSKLPAPGEKTSSGSVYLVDWAEDALPLDVSCRLAGGRIYHVARDARLAALFGARQVDPGLSSTALARLVLSGTIEGLLKITGLRLTRSGLWLRFVEARFGIPERALEGPSEWLRWVRGSDAGPAFARACETDDLLRAVRREALDWIEECLGPVGVLGFRAWELGLVDKALQALLLLVAAEQHPDAYLRGLVSGQVASIAPGLASEVRAAYAAGGAPALLEAVLSVESAEDRRLLDEAEQHAVGGGASALATASEWLPAGHKAREAALAESLLAFVDAPSPETLEAVLAAFEHLSAHRLDRAIRRSEHVEARRMAARLAAWILGRRVRPQLAEHGTTWQAALDLARRYAEEGGFLDWARQSVRGMRGAGEELMVAVRRLLDAVDAVARADDQRFAQAYVAWVDAGKPSSEVLPIEHVTKRVVAQFLKGGEHRRLLLVLMDGMSYAAAVQVLQRLRDQRRWSPIAWRVPGWNGQLPIPPVLAAVPTLTEVSRAALFAGVADPRFGDQGTDRDDARWAENPHVRELVGDEPLTVFFRRDIHAGHALIDEVKQAIASDHRVVAVVVNAIDEQLKGSLQVAVDYSRTPILPLEALLSAADGAERAVLLVADHGHVAGDAMRVAAGRLPQGSTGGARWRALAEGEQPQADEVLLPRTSWKPRGAAGVAALWDTSVANRAPHYGEHGGLSLAEAVAPAFLIGPEWLDRVVGEDVELSCRVLPEPDWWALKIIRLAAPPAAIQPTQTAPTTKQLQLIPVEPAKSALAPPHAPSEPDLVVRLRQSKLFAQQVAGVLKPEIERVLTWLGVLVGAGGSMTAADFAHACGVRPHQVGGVVARMGVLNADGFAIVEHDVAGRRVVLQKARLLSQFGVTE, from the coding sequence ATGACGGAGTCGCCGCTCCTTTCGGAGGCTGACGTTCGCTTGGAGGTCGAGCGGCTCTTTCGTCGCGACCACCGTTCGCGTCTCCTTGCGCTCTTCGGCCGAGGTCAGCCGGGGCGCTTCGAATTGGATGGCCTCGCTTGGGAAATCATCCCGACGGCCTGCGAACTCGAGCTGCGCTCGAAGTTGCCGGCCCCTGGAGAGAAAACGTCGTCGGGGAGCGTGTACCTCGTCGACTGGGCCGAGGACGCGCTTCCGCTCGACGTTTCCTGCCGGCTCGCGGGCGGTCGCATCTATCACGTCGCTCGTGACGCCCGCCTCGCTGCGCTGTTCGGCGCACGTCAGGTGGACCCCGGACTCTCCTCGACGGCGCTCGCACGGCTCGTCCTCTCCGGTACCATCGAGGGACTTCTCAAGATCACGGGACTTCGGCTGACTCGCAGCGGGCTTTGGCTGCGCTTTGTCGAGGCGCGGTTCGGCATCCCGGAGCGCGCACTTGAGGGGCCCTCCGAGTGGCTTCGCTGGGTTCGCGGTTCGGACGCAGGGCCTGCATTCGCTCGCGCATGCGAGACGGACGATCTGCTGCGGGCGGTGCGGCGCGAGGCACTCGACTGGATCGAGGAGTGCCTTGGACCCGTAGGAGTGTTGGGGTTCCGCGCGTGGGAGCTCGGTCTCGTCGACAAGGCACTTCAGGCTCTGCTGCTGTTGGTGGCGGCAGAGCAGCACCCCGATGCGTATTTGCGCGGCCTCGTCAGCGGTCAGGTCGCGAGCATCGCGCCCGGACTCGCGAGTGAAGTCCGAGCTGCGTACGCTGCGGGGGGGGCGCCGGCGCTACTGGAAGCCGTGCTGTCCGTGGAGAGCGCTGAGGATCGTCGCCTGCTCGACGAAGCAGAGCAGCATGCTGTCGGCGGTGGCGCTTCGGCGCTCGCTACGGCGAGCGAGTGGTTGCCGGCCGGTCACAAGGCACGCGAGGCAGCTCTCGCCGAATCCCTGTTGGCGTTCGTCGATGCGCCGAGTCCCGAGACGCTAGAGGCGGTGCTCGCGGCCTTTGAGCACCTGAGCGCCCATCGGTTGGATCGGGCGATTCGTCGTTCGGAACACGTCGAAGCGCGGCGAATGGCGGCGCGGCTTGCCGCGTGGATCCTCGGGCGACGCGTGCGGCCGCAACTCGCCGAGCATGGCACCACGTGGCAGGCCGCCCTCGACCTCGCCCGGCGCTATGCCGAGGAGGGAGGCTTCCTCGACTGGGCAAGGCAAAGTGTACGCGGAATGCGCGGCGCAGGCGAAGAGCTGATGGTGGCCGTTCGCCGACTGCTCGACGCGGTGGATGCAGTTGCGCGAGCAGACGACCAACGCTTCGCACAGGCCTACGTGGCCTGGGTAGATGCCGGAAAGCCGTCGAGCGAGGTGCTCCCGATCGAGCACGTCACGAAACGTGTCGTGGCCCAGTTCCTCAAGGGCGGCGAGCACCGACGGCTGCTCCTGGTCCTCATGGACGGCATGAGCTACGCGGCGGCCGTCCAGGTGCTTCAGCGGCTGCGCGATCAACGTCGATGGAGCCCGATCGCGTGGCGTGTGCCTGGCTGGAACGGGCAGCTGCCGATCCCGCCCGTGCTGGCTGCCGTTCCCACGTTGACCGAGGTGAGTCGGGCCGCGCTGTTCGCCGGGGTGGCTGATCCGCGCTTCGGGGACCAAGGCACCGATCGAGACGACGCTCGCTGGGCGGAGAATCCGCATGTTCGAGAGCTGGTGGGGGATGAGCCACTCACGGTGTTCTTCCGGCGCGATATCCACGCGGGGCACGCGCTCATCGACGAGGTAAAGCAGGCCATCGCCAGCGATCACCGGGTCGTCGCCGTAGTGGTGAACGCCATCGACGAGCAGCTCAAGGGCAGCCTGCAGGTCGCGGTCGACTACAGCCGAACGCCCATTCTGCCGCTCGAGGCGCTCTTGAGCGCTGCCGATGGCGCGGAGCGCGCCGTCCTCCTCGTTGCAGATCATGGCCACGTCGCCGGCGATGCGATGCGTGTCGCGGCTGGCCGCCTTCCTCAGGGGAGTACGGGAGGAGCGCGTTGGCGCGCACTGGCCGAAGGCGAGCAGCCGCAGGCCGACGAAGTGCTCTTGCCGAGGACGTCGTGGAAGCCGCGCGGGGCGGCGGGGGTCGCCGCGCTTTGGGACACGTCGGTCGCGAACCGCGCGCCCCATTACGGAGAGCACGGCGGGCTGTCGTTGGCCGAGGCGGTTGCTCCTGCGTTCTTGATTGGACCCGAGTGGCTGGACCGCGTTGTTGGCGAGGATGTCGAGCTGTCGTGTCGCGTGCTTCCTGAACCTGACTGGTGGGCGCTAAAAATCATACGATTGGCAGCCCCGCCCGCTGCCATCCAGCCGACGCAGACCGCGCCTACCACGAAGCAGTTGCAACTCATTCCCGTGGAGCCCGCGAAGTCGGCCTTGGCGCCGCCTCACGCTCCGAGCGAGCCGGACCTGGTGGTGCGGCTCAGACAGTCCAAGCTCTTTGCGCAGCAGGTTGCGGGCGTGCTGAAGCCCGAGATCGAGCGTGTGCTCACTTGGCTCGGTGTGCTCGTGGGGGCGGGTGGCAGCATGACCGCCGCGGACTTCGCCCACGCGTGTGGCGTGCGTCCCCATCAGGTGGGCGGCGTCGTTGCGCGGATGGGTGTCCTGAACGCCGACGGCTTCGCCATCGTTGAACACGACGTCGCCGGCCGCCGAGTCGTTTTGCAGAAGGCAAGGCTCCTCTCGCAGTTTGGAGTGACCGAATGA
- a CDS encoding DEAD/DEAH box helicase, translated as MQSLSTEAILDGANCVVLAPTAGGKTEAAFLPLLSKMDVEDWRGVSVLYVAPIRALLNNQEARLHRLTGLIGRRAGKWHGDVKEPARRRQVDEPPDVLAITPESLEAMLLSARTPVRRFLAHVRAVVIDEVHAFAGDDRGAHLVALLERISRIAEADIQRIGLSATVGDPEAIVAWLSGSSLRPQRIVDPGGGRKPPELALDFVGSLDNAALLIDRLYPGTRRLVFVDSRRRVEELGHRLSQRGVDVYLSHSSLALSERTAAEKAFEEGTNCVIVATSALELGIDVGDLDHVIQIDAPSSVSSFLQRMGRTGRRAGTKANCTFLATDDDALLRAAAIIDLFRNGYVEPAGPSSWSPHVLAHQAIALSMQERGAAAHAWWSWLEGCAAFREVSASEREAIVRHMVDNDILIEADARLALGARGERLYGARNFLELYAVFSTPRVLRVMYGQTEVGVVDAAFLQDKERQSPNFVLAGRPWRIVGVDWKGGTCSVAPAEAGSYPRWYGQPVTLARSLCQAMRRVLHGSEHDASWSKRAVTAIEAQRASHAFLDDAPLPLEQGSDGRCRWWTFGGGAGNRVLAGLLEAELGARVSPGNTFITFVDGAAESMVAIRQAIDALAARAPLGWADGARLVDPDQRSRVSKFQPCLPTEIEHGLIARETMSVDDANETLAAWKRSASNPEGGA; from the coding sequence GTGCAATCGCTCTCGACCGAAGCGATCCTCGACGGCGCGAACTGCGTCGTGCTTGCGCCTACTGCGGGAGGCAAGACCGAGGCAGCGTTCTTGCCGTTGCTCTCGAAGATGGATGTCGAAGACTGGCGCGGCGTGTCGGTGCTCTACGTGGCGCCGATCCGCGCCCTGCTCAACAACCAGGAGGCGCGGCTTCATCGTCTCACCGGCCTCATCGGCAGGCGTGCCGGCAAGTGGCATGGCGACGTCAAGGAGCCCGCTCGCCGACGCCAGGTGGACGAGCCGCCCGACGTGTTGGCGATCACGCCTGAGTCACTCGAGGCGATGCTGCTCAGCGCTCGCACTCCGGTACGGCGCTTCCTTGCTCATGTTCGAGCCGTCGTCATCGACGAGGTCCACGCGTTCGCGGGCGACGATCGTGGTGCCCACCTCGTGGCGCTCTTGGAGCGCATCTCTCGAATCGCCGAGGCCGACATCCAGCGCATCGGCCTCTCGGCGACCGTAGGCGACCCTGAAGCCATTGTTGCATGGCTCAGCGGCAGCAGCTTGAGACCGCAACGGATCGTTGACCCTGGTGGCGGGCGGAAGCCGCCGGAGCTTGCGCTCGACTTCGTCGGCTCGCTCGATAACGCCGCGTTGCTCATCGATCGCCTGTATCCGGGGACGCGGCGGCTCGTCTTCGTTGATAGCCGTCGGCGCGTCGAGGAACTTGGCCATCGTCTCTCCCAGCGAGGCGTGGATGTCTACCTCTCGCACTCGTCGCTCGCGCTCTCGGAGCGGACGGCCGCCGAGAAGGCATTCGAGGAGGGCACAAACTGCGTCATCGTCGCGACGTCCGCGCTCGAGCTCGGCATCGACGTCGGCGATCTGGATCATGTGATTCAGATCGACGCGCCCAGCAGCGTGTCGTCCTTCCTGCAACGGATGGGGCGCACGGGGCGGCGTGCCGGGACGAAGGCGAACTGCACCTTCCTCGCGACCGATGACGACGCGCTGCTGCGCGCTGCTGCGATCATCGACCTGTTCAGGAACGGCTACGTCGAACCAGCAGGACCGTCGTCGTGGTCGCCGCATGTTCTGGCGCATCAGGCCATCGCGCTGTCGATGCAGGAGCGCGGAGCCGCCGCGCATGCCTGGTGGAGCTGGCTCGAAGGCTGCGCGGCGTTCCGCGAGGTTTCGGCGTCAGAGCGCGAGGCGATCGTTCGACACATGGTGGACAACGACATCCTGATCGAGGCGGATGCACGCCTTGCTCTCGGCGCTCGGGGCGAGCGGCTCTACGGCGCACGCAACTTCCTCGAACTCTACGCGGTGTTCTCGACCCCGCGCGTGCTCCGCGTGATGTACGGCCAGACGGAGGTCGGCGTCGTGGATGCGGCTTTCTTGCAGGACAAGGAGCGCCAGAGCCCGAACTTCGTGCTCGCGGGCCGGCCGTGGCGAATCGTCGGAGTCGACTGGAAGGGCGGGACCTGCTCGGTGGCGCCTGCGGAGGCGGGTAGCTATCCACGTTGGTATGGACAGCCCGTAACCCTGGCGCGCTCGCTCTGTCAGGCCATGCGACGAGTCCTGCATGGCTCGGAGCACGATGCCTCCTGGTCGAAGCGGGCGGTCACAGCCATCGAGGCTCAACGCGCCTCGCATGCATTCCTCGATGATGCACCGCTTCCGCTCGAGCAGGGCTCGGACGGTCGGTGCCGGTGGTGGACGTTCGGCGGTGGCGCAGGCAACCGCGTTCTCGCGGGACTTCTCGAAGCGGAGCTCGGGGCGCGCGTGTCGCCGGGCAACACCTTCATCACGTTTGTCGACGGCGCCGCCGAGAGCATGGTCGCGATTCGGCAGGCCATCGATGCGCTCGCCGCGCGCGCACCGCTCGGCTGGGCCGATGGTGCTCGCCTGGTTGACCCCGACCAGCGATCGCGCGTGTCGAAGTTCCAGCCGTGCCTTCCGACGGAGATCGAGCACGGGCTCATTGCGCGGGAGACGATGAGCGTCGACGACGCGAACGAGACCCTCGCGGCGTGGAAGCGCAGCGCATCGAACCCCGAGGGCGGTGCATGA
- the brxD gene encoding BREX system ATP-binding protein BrxD: MSAPSVLLRKDVTEALRRGTVPRRGLDLFAVGTDRFAVSLREELERCATGGAVFKALRGDFGCGKSFTARWYQQQALARGFAVAEVQISENDTPLHRLETVYRRATEGLRTSEWDTGAFRAIISQWLMGLEEEVSRSLRDPDDMKALAAGVGELLEARLKDVSAVQPQYAAVLRAYHTAEVAGDHALAEGLIAWLMGQPNVSADIKRQAGIKGEVDHTGAMGFLRGLLAVLHQCGRPGLMLVLDEVETIQRVRSDSRDKSLEAIRKLIDDLYGGRFAGLYVLITGTPAFFDGPNGVKRLPPLAQRLHVDFSGDARWDNPRDVQVRLFPFDHERLVEVGRRVRDLYPTDAPDRMKARVSDAVLSGLATEVAGKLGGKVGVAPRIFLRKLVATILDRVDLFPEFDPSKDLDIRIDAQELTLEEQAAAAGKKPDDIEISL, translated from the coding sequence ATGAGCGCGCCGAGCGTGCTGCTCCGCAAGGACGTCACCGAGGCGCTGCGCCGGGGAACGGTACCGCGTCGAGGTCTCGACTTGTTTGCCGTGGGGACCGACCGCTTCGCTGTCTCGCTGCGCGAGGAGCTCGAACGCTGCGCGACTGGCGGGGCCGTGTTCAAGGCGCTGCGAGGCGACTTTGGCTGCGGCAAGAGCTTCACCGCCCGCTGGTATCAGCAACAGGCGCTCGCACGCGGCTTCGCCGTCGCCGAGGTTCAGATCTCGGAGAACGACACGCCGCTGCATCGGCTGGAGACAGTCTACCGAAGAGCCACCGAGGGCTTGCGAACCTCCGAATGGGACACGGGGGCGTTTCGCGCGATCATCTCGCAATGGCTGATGGGCCTCGAAGAAGAGGTCTCACGCTCGCTCCGAGATCCAGACGACATGAAGGCGCTGGCTGCGGGCGTGGGCGAGCTGCTCGAAGCACGCCTCAAGGACGTGAGCGCGGTACAGCCGCAGTACGCGGCGGTACTTCGTGCCTACCACACAGCCGAGGTGGCTGGGGACCATGCGCTGGCCGAGGGGCTCATCGCCTGGCTGATGGGTCAGCCGAACGTCAGCGCGGACATCAAGCGGCAGGCGGGCATCAAGGGCGAGGTAGACCACACGGGTGCAATGGGCTTCCTGCGGGGCCTGCTCGCTGTCCTCCATCAGTGCGGAAGGCCAGGCCTGATGCTCGTTCTCGACGAGGTGGAGACCATCCAGCGGGTTCGCTCCGACAGCCGAGACAAAAGCCTGGAGGCGATCCGAAAACTCATTGATGACCTCTATGGCGGTCGGTTCGCAGGGCTGTACGTGCTCATCACCGGGACGCCCGCCTTCTTCGATGGGCCGAACGGAGTGAAGCGACTGCCGCCGCTCGCCCAGCGACTGCACGTCGACTTCTCTGGCGACGCCCGCTGGGACAACCCGCGCGACGTCCAAGTACGGCTGTTCCCGTTCGACCATGAGCGCCTGGTCGAGGTGGGTCGTCGCGTGCGCGACCTGTATCCGACGGACGCGCCTGACCGCATGAAGGCCCGCGTCTCCGACGCGGTGCTCTCCGGGTTGGCGACCGAGGTCGCGGGAAAGCTCGGTGGCAAGGTCGGCGTGGCGCCCCGCATCTTCTTGCGAAAGCTCGTCGCGACCATCCTGGATCGTGTCGACCTCTTTCCCGAGTTCGACCCGAGCAAGGATCTCGACATCCGCATCGATGCGCAGGAGCTCACGCTCGAGGAGCAGGCCGCAGCCGCCGGCAAGAAGCCGGATGACATCGAGATCAGCCTGTGA